The following nucleotide sequence is from Natronosalvus caseinilyticus.
GTCGAGAGTCGGTACCTCCTCGTCTTGCCACCGACGCTGCTCGTCTGGCTCCACGACCTCCACCCGTTCGTGGCCATCGGTGCGGTCAACGTCGTGATCGTCGCCGTCGCCGTCGGTCTGGTGTTCGCCCTCTTCGGCACCGGCGACCTTCGGATACGGACGCCCGGCTCGCATCTCCCGCTCTCGACGCGACTCGAGCGCCTGCTCGAGAAGTGGCTGTGAGCGCTATCATCCGCTCAGACCAACCGATCGACGGCCACTACTGTTATAGTCGATGAACGACGACCTATCGTATCGCGTGACTTTCCGCACCGTGTTAGATGGGGGGTTGGCCGACGGCGAGTCACAGCCAGCGGTGCGGCCAGACGGGATTGACGGGATTGACGGAATCGACGGAACCAACGAGAGAGAGGGGACACCGTGACGAACACGCCGCGACTCGACCTGCTGATCGCCAGATCCGGCCGGCCGATCCTGATTGCGTTGCTCGTGATCGGCACGATCGCCTTGCTCGCGACCGGCTGGGTCGTCGCGAACCCGTCGACGACGACGACCACCCAGGAAGTCGATCATCAGACGGTCTCGACGCAGGTCGGTACGGAAGCCGTAGTCGTCCAGGACGGCCTCTGGGAGGCCGGCACCGTGCTCGAGGACAACCCTGCGTACGTGATAAACGCCTCACCGGAACTCGAGATCGTCGCCGAGACGGCGGTCCCGAGCGACGAGACGAGTCTCGAGCACGAGATCGTCCTCAGGTACGCAGCCTCGCGCAACGACGAGGTGTTCTGGGAGTCAGAACGCGTGCTGGCGGCCGAGGAACCGACGATTACGGACGGGCAGGGCGTCACCAGAGCGTCGGTCGACGTCCGGGAGGTCCAGGACCGGCGTGAGGAACTCAGGACTCGCCTCGACGGGGTCGGTACGGTCGACATCTCGCTGATCATCCGTACGAGTTACGATACGGGGACGCACGTCGGCGAACACGCCCCGTCAACCCCGTTCGTCGTCACCGAACGGAGCTACTACCTCGAGGACCATCCCGAAGAGTCGGACCCGAACCCGGTCACCCAGACCGTCGAGACGACTGACCCACCTAGTTCCGCGCTGATCGGCACCCTCCTGATCCTCACGGTGGGGTCGTTCGGCGGGGCCGCGTTCGTCAACTCCCGCTCCGACGTCGATGTCGACCGGGCGCGCCAGGCGATTCACGAGAATCGCTACGCGGAGTGGATCTCACGGGGCTCGCTGCCGATGTGGATCGGCGACGAACACGTCTCGCTCGACACGCTCGAGGACGTCGTCGACGTCGCCATCGACACGAACGAGCGCGTGATCCACGACCGGAGTCGCGGCCTGTTTGCGGTCGTCAGCGACGGCGTCGTCTATTACTACAGCGACCGCGGGCTCTGGGAAGAGACGGCGTGGCCGGACTTCGACCTCGAGGAGCGGCCGACTCCGGGCGACGTGATCTCGTCCGGTGACGGCGACGGACCGGCGACTCAAACGGGCGATAGCGGACCGAAGCCGCCGTTCGAGGACTTGCCGGACCCCGAGGACGACGACGCCTGGAACAATTTGTAATCGGTCGCGTACGCCTGTGATCTGTCGCGCACACGGGTGATCGGTCGCGCATATCTGTAATGTCACGCATATCTGTACTCTGTCGCGTACTCTCGTGTGTACTCGTTTATGTTCTCACCCGAGTCTGTCACGCCGGCTGACTGACCGGTCAAATTGTCGAGAAGTCCCGTTCCTCGAGGTTCTATGCCCAATATTCATAGATGTATTCGTGAATGAATCATCCGTTCTGTCATCCAGAAAGGCTCAACTTTATACTCCTGGAGCATTTCGATTCGTAATATGAGTGAGACTGACGGGGAGGACATCACGGATTTGCCACCGAGTGCGAAGCTGGTCTACAAAGTCCTCGAGTACGACGGTCCGTTGACCCAGAAACAGATCGTCGAGGAGTCGATGCTGTCGGCGCGCACGGTCAGGTACGCCCTCGAGCGCCTCAGCGACATCGGCACCGTCGACGAGAACATCTACTTCGCGGACGCGCGCCAGAGCCTCTACCGGATTACGGAGCCCGAACCGGTCGCGGCCGACGGCGGGAGCGGCGAGCCGGCGAGCAAGGACGCCTGCTGTGCGGAGTGACCTGTCGCGAGTCGATAGAATATTCGTCCTCGAGTGACCGACTCGAGACATGGACAAGGAGACGCTGCCGGAGTGGGCGTGGCTGTTTTTCGGATTGATGGTTGCCGCGGTCGTCGCCAACCTGGCCAGCGAAGTGTTGCAAATCTCGACCGACTGGCGAATGGCCATCATCGTCACCGCGATGGCACCGGTTCTGGTCTACGTGGGCGTCTGGTACGACTCGGACAGGCAGTACTACTGGGAGCAGTCACGAGCGAAGATCTTCGGCGACGTCGGCTTCCTGGTCGTGGGAACGGCCGTGGGCGCCGGCATCGCCATCGCGCTGACGATCGACCTGATCGGCTCGCAGTTCCTGCGGGACCTGCTCGCCATGCTCGTGGGCTTTCTCACCGGCTGGGCTCTCTTCTGGTGGCGTAACCCAGACCTCTACCGTCCCGACGACGCCAGCTCGAGGTAACGCATGGACGCCGAGGCCTACCGAACCGTCGCCGAGGCCGCGACCGCGAGCTTCGTCGTCCGGGGCTCGGAGTTTCTCGGACACGCTCGCCCCGCCGACGACCTCGAGTCGGCCGAGGCGTTCCTCGAGAACGTACGCGAGGAGTACGCCGACGCGACCCACAACGTCCCGGTCTACCGGGTCAGAGTCGACGCCGACGGGCGGCTCCGGGAGTACGCGAGCGACGACGGCGAGCCGAGCGGTTCCGCCGGCAAGCCCGCGCTGAACGTGCTCACCCAGCGCGACCTCGAGAACGTCGCGGTCGTCGTCACGCGCTACTACGGCGGGACGAACCTCGGCGTCGGCGGCCTGGTTCGGGCGTACTCCCGGGCGGTCAAGGAGGCGGTCGACGCCGCGGGCGTGATCGAGGAGCGGCCTCACGAACAGGTGTCGATCACCCTCGAGTACGACGATTCGGGAACCGTTCGTGGCATCTTAGAGAGCGAGGGGCTCGAGTTCGAGGCCGAGTACGAAGCGGACGTGCGGTTCGAGGTTCGGGTCCCGATCGCCGAGGCCGACGCTCTCCGTGACCGTATTCGCAGTGCGACGAGCGGGCGGGCGCGTCTCGAGTGAGGCGTCTGGCGGCTGCCGACTGACGGTTATCGTTCCATGCGAAGCGCCTCGAGCGTCGCGGCGACCGATTCGGAATCGTCGATCGCGTCCCGACGACACCGGAGCGAGCGCCAGTCGCGTTCGATCACGAGTTCGTCGGCGGTGAGTTCGACCCCAGCTATCGCTGCCCACGGAAGCAGCCGTTTCGTGAGGCCGCGATCGACGACGAGGCCGGCCTCGTGGACGGCGAGGGTGGGCGTCGACACCGAATCGGCGTCGAAGAGCGAACTCGAGTAGCCGGCGAGGAGCCAGAACAGGCCGTAGGCGCCCCAGAGAACGGCGAAAGTGAGGTCGCCGGCGTACAACGAGCCGAGGCCGACGAGCAGGAAGCCGACACCGATGACCAGTTCCCGGCGGAGCACGCCGGCTTTGGCCCACGTCCAGGCGACGACGGGTTCGTCGCTCGTGACCGCGTCAACGTAGCGATTGGTGGCCATTGCGGCGACGAGGAGGCCCGCCAGCACGATCCCGATCGCGCCCACGATGGCGACTCCAGCGACGTTCGCTCCGACGTCGGTCACGAACGGCGCGAACGCCAGTCCGACGAACGGAAGGGCAGGAAGCGAACACGGCACGCTAGGCCAACGACGGCGACCGAGCCGTTCGGCCAACCCGCGATATCGGCCGGCGAGCACGCCGCCGACGATCACGCCGACGGTGACCGTTCCGGGCGCGAGCGCGAGGACGGTCGTGCCGGTGACGCCGGCGAGGACGGCAGCTGTCGTCACCGCGGCGGTGAGCACTGCGGCGACGTACGCCCCGATTCCGAACCGAAAGCCGATGTCGGGAACCTCGAGGTCGGCTCGCTCGAGGCGGGGCTCGAACTGCTGTCGATCCGATAACACGTCATTCGATTCTCCGCAGGGGGATATGAATGCAACGGCGGTCGACGGTCGGCGGTCAGGCGGTCTCCGCCGTCTCCGCCGCCTCCGTCGTCCGTCCGCGGGTTCGGTTTCGGGTCGAGAGCGCCACCAGCGTGACGAGGCCGATGAGTCGCAGGGAGGCGGTCAACTCGAAGATGGCGAGGTACGCCGGAATGCCGACCGCCTCGAGGGTGCCCTCGAGAACCAGGAGCGGGATCTCGGGGACCATCAGGAAGATGGAGGCGATGGCGTACAGCGCTCGCCTCACCCGGCCGACGTCGGTGTACTGGTAGCCGATGATCGTGACCCCGAGGGCGTAGACGCCGAGGAACATCCCGAGGATGGGGATGACGACGTCGGGGACGAAGAAGCCGAGGTCGGCTACGTCGGCGGCGGTGAGGATCGTCCACTCGTCGCCGCGTTCTCGCAGGAGCAGAATGCCCGGCGAGAAGACGAACGCGAAGGGAACAAGGATCTTGTTGAGCGAGAGCAGGAAGGCGATTAGCGCCGTCCCGAGTTCGTCGGCCTTCGCGACGCCCGCACCGGCGAATGCGGCGACGGCGACCGGCGGCGTGACGTCGGCCATCAGGCCGAAATAGAGCACGAACAGGTGGGCAGCCAGCAGGGCAGTCCCTGCCTGTTCCATCGGCCCGCCGAGCATCGCGATCAGGATGATGTACATCGCCGTCGTCGGCATCCCCATTCCGAAGATGATCGAGGCGATGCCCGTCAGGACGAGCAAGATCAGCAGCGAGCCGCCGCTGACGGCGTCGATCAGCGCGGCCAGGTTCGGGCCGAGGCCGGAGACGCTGATGACACCCGGGATGACGCCCGCGGCCGCGACCGCGATCACGACCGTCGTCGCCGTTCGCGCCCCCGAGTCCATCGACTTGAGGACGAACGCACCGAACCGGTAGGCCCGGTTCCGGGCGAGTTGCGGTCGACGGATCTTCGACGCCGCCCGTTCCGCCGACTCGTCGACGGCATCGTCGAGCTCGAGCAGCGTCGGGACCGTTCTCGGCCTGGCGAGCATGACGGCGGCGCTCACGAGGATCACGATGGTTCCCAGTCCGCTCGCCGCGGCGTACGCGGCCGTCTCGAGTCCCAGTCCCGTCCCGGCGGCCTCGAGCCCTGTCAACGCCAATGTGGCGTCGACGACGTTTCCGCCGACGGTGGCGTAGCTGAGCAGTTGCAGGGTGAAGATGGCGGCGATGGTGCCGACCAGGGGAACGCGCGAGCGCTCGTCGTAGGCCGCGACGAACGCGATGAGGGCGATCACCGAGACGATGGTGAACCAGCCCGCACGGGGGATCGAGAAGCGGGCGATGATGAGGAAGTACAGCAGGAGAACGATGGGGACCAGGTAGAACCAGCCGGACCGAAAGCGCGAGCGGATCTCCGGCAGTTCGTCTCGAGGTAGCCCGCCGATGTTGTGCTGGACGGCCTCGAAGTGGACCATGACCCACATCCCGAAGAAGAAGGCGAGGGCGGGTAAGGTCGCGGCGATGATGACGGTGGCGTAGGGAATGCCGGTGTACTCGACGATGAGGAATGCCGCGGCGCCCATGACGGGCGGGAGAATCTGGCCACCCGAGGACGAGGAGGACTCGACGGCCCCGGAGAACTCGGGCGAGTAGCCCGACCGTTTCATCAGCGGAATCGTGAACGCACCCGTCGTCACGGTGTTGGCGATGGACGACCCCGAGAGCATCCCCATGAAGCCGCTCGAGACGACGCTCGCCTTCGCTGGTCCACCCCGCCTGGTCCCGGTCAGCGCGTACGCGAGGTCGATGAACCACTTGCCGGCGCCGCTCATCTCGAGGAAGGCGCCGAAGAGGATGAAGATGTAGATGTACCGGACGCTCACGATGACGGGCGTGCTGAAGACGCCCGCCTGGACGGTGTACCACAGGTTGTAGACGATGTTCGCCCAGTTCTCGGGCTGGATGGCGAGGGGCCCGATGACGGAGTCTCGCGGAACGAGGTAGCCCCAGCGCGCGTAGACGATGAACGAGCCGACGAGGCTCATCAGGATGAAGCCGAGCGTGCGCCGGGTCGCCTCGAGCACGAGCAAGAGTCCGAGGACGCCCATCCAGAACGCGTAGGACGCCTCGTCGATGGGAATCCCGAGTGCCGCGATCCCGGCGACGACTGGCTCGAGGAACCAGAGCACGTCCCCGATACCCTGAGTTCCGTCGAACCGCCTGATGGCGATCGACTGGATCTCGTCGTAGTTGGTGACGGTGTAGTGTACGGGAAGCAACGAGAGGACGATCATGAGGCCGTCGAGCGGGGTTACCCGGTTCATCTGGGGGTCGATTGCGGCCCAG
It contains:
- a CDS encoding DUF5305 domain-containing protein, translated to MTNTPRLDLLIARSGRPILIALLVIGTIALLATGWVVANPSTTTTTQEVDHQTVSTQVGTEAVVVQDGLWEAGTVLEDNPAYVINASPELEIVAETAVPSDETSLEHEIVLRYAASRNDEVFWESERVLAAEEPTITDGQGVTRASVDVREVQDRREELRTRLDGVGTVDISLIIRTSYDTGTHVGEHAPSTPFVVTERSYYLEDHPEESDPNPVTQTVETTDPPSSALIGTLLILTVGSFGGAAFVNSRSDVDVDRARQAIHENRYAEWISRGSLPMWIGDEHVSLDTLEDVVDVAIDTNERVIHDRSRGLFAVVSDGVVYYYSDRGLWEETAWPDFDLEERPTPGDVISSGDGDGPATQTGDSGPKPPFEDLPDPEDDDAWNNL
- a CDS encoding MarR family winged helix-turn-helix transcriptional regulator, coding for MSETDGEDITDLPPSAKLVYKVLEYDGPLTQKQIVEESMLSARTVRYALERLSDIGTVDENIYFADARQSLYRITEPEPVAADGGSGEPASKDACCAE
- a CDS encoding IMPACT family protein, which codes for MDAEAYRTVAEAATASFVVRGSEFLGHARPADDLESAEAFLENVREEYADATHNVPVYRVRVDADGRLREYASDDGEPSGSAGKPALNVLTQRDLENVAVVVTRYYGGTNLGVGGLVRAYSRAVKEAVDAAGVIEERPHEQVSITLEYDDSGTVRGILESEGLEFEAEYEADVRFEVRVPIAEADALRDRIRSATSGRARLE
- a CDS encoding PH domain-containing protein → MLSDRQQFEPRLERADLEVPDIGFRFGIGAYVAAVLTAAVTTAAVLAGVTGTTVLALAPGTVTVGVIVGGVLAGRYRGLAERLGRRRWPSVPCSLPALPFVGLAFAPFVTDVGANVAGVAIVGAIGIVLAGLLVAAMATNRYVDAVTSDEPVVAWTWAKAGVLRRELVIGVGFLLVGLGSLYAGDLTFAVLWGAYGLFWLLAGYSSSLFDADSVSTPTLAVHEAGLVVDRGLTKRLLPWAAIAGVELTADELVIERDWRSLRCRRDAIDDSESVAATLEALRMER
- a CDS encoding TRAP transporter permease translates to MSVDTGGSEELSDAEQEKILQEVERRRTLQGGAAVLVSLIGITFSAFQMWIAARSYIFQITLPLYGTIDIGSLQLLQVGAIHVTFALVIAFLLFPASRGDGFVARRLGRLESATRGQFGDEHPVTRGVSRAGDFVRWAAIDPQMNRVTPLDGLMIVLSLLPVHYTVTNYDEIQSIAIRRFDGTQGIGDVLWFLEPVVAGIAALGIPIDEASYAFWMGVLGLLLVLEATRRTLGFILMSLVGSFIVYARWGYLVPRDSVIGPLAIQPENWANIVYNLWYTVQAGVFSTPVIVSVRYIYIFILFGAFLEMSGAGKWFIDLAYALTGTRRGGPAKASVVSSGFMGMLSGSSIANTVTTGAFTIPLMKRSGYSPEFSGAVESSSSSGGQILPPVMGAAAFLIVEYTGIPYATVIIAATLPALAFFFGMWVMVHFEAVQHNIGGLPRDELPEIRSRFRSGWFYLVPIVLLLYFLIIARFSIPRAGWFTIVSVIALIAFVAAYDERSRVPLVGTIAAIFTLQLLSYATVGGNVVDATLALTGLEAAGTGLGLETAAYAAASGLGTIVILVSAAVMLARPRTVPTLLELDDAVDESAERAASKIRRPQLARNRAYRFGAFVLKSMDSGARTATTVVIAVAAAGVIPGVISVSGLGPNLAALIDAVSGGSLLILLVLTGIASIIFGMGMPTTAMYIILIAMLGGPMEQAGTALLAAHLFVLYFGLMADVTPPVAVAAFAGAGVAKADELGTALIAFLLSLNKILVPFAFVFSPGILLLRERGDEWTILTAADVADLGFFVPDVVIPILGMFLGVYALGVTIIGYQYTDVGRVRRALYAIASIFLMVPEIPLLVLEGTLEAVGIPAYLAIFELTASLRLIGLVTLVALSTRNRTRGRTTEAAETAETA